One Methanoculleus sp. 7T genomic window carries:
- a CDS encoding NifB/NifX family molybdenum-iron cluster-binding protein, translating into MRIAIAQDGNQVSGHFGHCEGYAIFDVEGSVIYRRNDLPNPGHEPGRLPAFLAEHGVDLIIAGGMGPRAVDLFHEKGIEVLLGISGNVDYIAQDYIAGRLSPGESTCHHEDGGECGGH; encoded by the coding sequence ATGAGGATTGCGATTGCGCAGGACGGAAACCAGGTGTCCGGGCACTTCGGACACTGCGAAGGGTATGCGATCTTTGATGTCGAGGGGTCGGTCATCTACCGGAGGAACGACCTCCCGAACCCCGGCCATGAACCCGGGCGGCTCCCGGCCTTCCTTGCAGAGCACGGGGTCGACCTGATCATTGCAGGCGGGATGGGGCCGCGGGCCGTCGACCTCTTCCACGAAAAAGGGATCGAGGTGCTCCTCGGTATCAGCGGGAACGTCGACTACATCGCGCAGGACTACATCGCCGGCCGTCTCTCTCCGGGAGAGAGTACCTGCCACCACGAAGACGGCGGGGAGTGCGGCGGGCATTGA
- a CDS encoding NifB/NifX family molybdenum-iron cluster-binding protein: MTVCITARAAGTDAPAEQRFGRAPCFVFIDTETGKSESVENPFTGVAGGVAPRAVQVLSEHGATVLITGQIGGNAARALEAGGIKAYAYRGSGSVADALAAYTAGNLKPL; the protein is encoded by the coding sequence ATGACAGTCTGTATCACGGCACGTGCCGCAGGCACGGATGCGCCTGCCGAGCAGCGGTTCGGCCGGGCACCCTGTTTCGTCTTCATCGATACCGAGACGGGGAAGTCGGAATCGGTTGAGAACCCCTTTACCGGGGTTGCCGGCGGGGTTGCGCCCCGGGCGGTCCAGGTGCTCTCGGAGCATGGCGCAACGGTCCTCATCACCGGGCAGATCGGCGGGAACGCCGCCCGGGCGCTCGAGGCGGGTGGGATCAAGGCATACGCCTACCGCGGAAGCGGCAGCGTGGCCGACGCCCTCGCGGCGTATACCGCAGGGAACCTGAAGCCGCTATGA
- a CDS encoding ATP-binding protein yields the protein MRVAIASGKGGTGKSTVAANLAWALARSRDVALVDCDAEEPNLHLFFPAPATDVPVTTPVPEIDAARCTLCGECGRFCRFGALTVLKDRVLIFPELCRSCGGCSLVCPQGAVRETSRTIGRVACSRPSPHLTLIGGILNEGEVQAPGVIRAAKTLAEGRPLTIYDAPPGTSCPAVETLEGSDACILVTESTPFGLHDLRLAVEVAETLGVPTGVVINRSDGQDEATVAFCRERGLPVLMTIPFSREIAAVQNRGGLISRDLPGWEERFAGLFEAVLGVSP from the coding sequence ATGAGGGTCGCGATTGCGAGCGGCAAAGGCGGGACCGGGAAGAGCACGGTGGCGGCAAACCTCGCCTGGGCGCTCGCTCGTTCCCGCGATGTAGCGCTCGTCGACTGCGATGCCGAGGAGCCGAACCTCCATCTCTTCTTCCCGGCCCCGGCGACGGACGTTCCGGTGACGACCCCGGTCCCGGAGATCGATGCCGCCCGTTGCACCCTCTGTGGGGAATGCGGGAGGTTCTGCCGGTTTGGGGCGCTTACGGTGCTGAAGGACCGCGTCCTTATCTTCCCGGAACTATGCCGCTCTTGTGGAGGTTGTTCTCTTGTCTGTCCGCAGGGGGCCGTTCGGGAAACCTCGCGCACCATCGGCCGGGTCGCCTGCTCCCGGCCGTCACCTCACCTCACTCTGATCGGCGGGATCTTAAACGAGGGGGAGGTGCAGGCACCGGGGGTCATCAGGGCGGCAAAGACGCTCGCTGAGGGGCGCCCGCTCACCATCTACGACGCGCCGCCCGGGACGTCCTGCCCGGCCGTCGAGACCCTCGAGGGGAGCGATGCCTGTATCCTGGTCACGGAGTCGACACCGTTCGGGCTGCACGACCTCCGCCTCGCAGTGGAGGTGGCTGAGACTCTCGGCGTCCCCACCGGCGTCGTGATCAACCGGAGCGACGGGCAGGATGAGGCGACCGTTGCGTTCTGTCGAGAGCGCGGGCTTCCCGTCCTGATGACCATCCCGTTCTCCAGGGAGATCGCCGCCGTCCAGAACCGGGGCGGGCTCATCAGCCGCGATCTCCCCGGGTGGGAGGAGCGGTTTGCCGGCCTCTTCGAAGCGGTCCTGGGGGTGAGCCCGTGA
- a CDS encoding nucleotide-binding protein yields the protein MIRLAVVSGKGGTGKTMVTAALADIGGVPQVLADCDVDAANLALLLAPRRLTTEEFRGLAAARIDPARCRDCGICADRCRFGAIVRRDDAWTVDALHCEGCGVCAYACPMGAISMEPRVCGEIYTSTTDLGDLAHARLFPGSGNSGLLVTEVKKRAAALSKGADLMLADGPPGIGCPLIATVGGMGAVLIVTEPGISALHDLGRLVTVCRRFDVRIFVAINRFDLAEDICREIEDYCAKEDITVAGKIPFDPAVVAAVQSGRPATRGDSPAAEALRALRDNLFRELGLQ from the coding sequence GTGATCAGGCTCGCGGTCGTGAGCGGCAAGGGCGGTACGGGGAAGACGATGGTGACGGCGGCGCTCGCGGACATCGGCGGGGTGCCGCAGGTCCTCGCCGACTGCGACGTGGACGCCGCGAACCTGGCTCTCCTCCTCGCGCCCCGGCGACTCACCACGGAGGAGTTTCGGGGGCTTGCGGCGGCCCGGATCGACCCTGCGCGGTGCCGCGACTGCGGGATCTGCGCGGACCGCTGCCGGTTTGGGGCGATCGTGCGCCGAGACGATGCCTGGACGGTGGACGCCCTGCACTGTGAGGGGTGCGGCGTCTGCGCCTACGCTTGCCCGATGGGGGCGATCTCGATGGAGCCCCGTGTCTGCGGCGAGATCTACACCTCGACGACCGACTTGGGCGATCTTGCCCACGCCCGGCTCTTCCCGGGTTCCGGGAACTCGGGGCTGCTCGTCACCGAGGTGAAGAAGCGGGCCGCGGCCCTCTCGAAGGGTGCCGACCTGATGCTCGCCGACGGTCCCCCTGGGATCGGGTGTCCGCTGATCGCGACGGTCGGCGGTATGGGCGCGGTTCTCATCGTGACGGAACCGGGCATCTCGGCGCTCCACGACCTCGGAAGGCTGGTGACGGTCTGCCGGCGGTTCGACGTCCGTATCTTCGTCGCGATCAACCGGTTCGACCTCGCGGAGGATATCTGCAGGGAGATCGAGGACTACTGCGCGAAGGAGGATATCACCGTGGCCGGGAAGATCCCGTTCGACCCGGCGGTGGTCGCGGCGGTGCAAAGCGGCCGGCCCGCAACCAGGGGCGACTCCCCGGCGGCGGAGGCGCTCCGGGCTCTCCGGGATAACCTCTTCCGGGAACTTGGGCTCCAATGA
- a CDS encoding CxxC-x17-CxxC domain-containing protein: MSNPMDYNRSNRNFGGPRNFGGPREMTKTICSDCGKECEVPFKPTEGRPVYCQDCLPKHRKPRF, from the coding sequence ATGAGCAATCCAATGGATTATAACAGAAGCAACAGAAATTTCGGCGGTCCGAGGAACTTCGGCGGCCCCCGGGAAATGACGAAGACTATTTGCTCGGACTGCGGGAAAGAGTGCGAAGTCCCCTTCAAGCCGACCGAAGGCAGACCCGTATATTGCCAGGACTGCCTCCCGAAGCACAGAAAACCCCGGTTCTAA
- the thiC gene encoding phosphomethylpyrimidine synthase ThiC, producing MKTQIEEAREGTITSRMAAVASAEGIDAEDLRYSVAAGEAVIMTRGSCSIGIGRGLRTKVNVNLGTSTARVRPAEEVEKARTAERHGADTITDLSAGGEISAIRQAIFAATTLPVTTVPIYQTAAEIGLDAMTAEDILATIRSQAEEGVSSFVLHAVGREMIDAAWDGERIMGVVSKGGSITAAYMLAHDVENPFVEHFDEILAILKEHDIVLSLGNTMRSGCIHDEMDEAQKMEMRWNARLAAYAHERGVQTIIEGLGGHVRADRIPRYLRRYREYSPAPLFVAGPLPIDTAVGYDHIAGCVGASIASGAGADYLCYLTPAEHLGLPTPDQVREGLIAFKIAAHIGDSIKYGLDDEDLALARSRSRLDWDGQVAHAVDPETARTLAPEPGPCTMCGDFCAVAMMKRLKEQR from the coding sequence ATGAAGACCCAGATCGAAGAGGCCCGGGAGGGAACCATCACCTCCCGGATGGCAGCGGTCGCATCGGCCGAAGGGATCGATGCGGAAGACCTCCGCTACTCCGTCGCTGCCGGAGAAGCCGTCATCATGACACGGGGATCATGCTCGATCGGCATCGGCCGCGGGCTGCGGACAAAAGTCAATGTCAACCTCGGGACCTCAACCGCCCGGGTTCGCCCCGCGGAGGAGGTCGAGAAGGCCCGGACCGCCGAACGGCACGGCGCGGATACCATCACCGACCTCTCCGCCGGAGGGGAGATCTCGGCGATTCGGCAGGCGATCTTTGCCGCCACCACCCTCCCGGTAACCACGGTGCCGATCTATCAGACCGCCGCCGAGATCGGCCTCGATGCTATGACCGCTGAGGATATCCTCGCCACCATACGAAGCCAGGCAGAGGAAGGAGTCTCCTCGTTCGTCCTCCATGCCGTCGGCAGGGAGATGATCGATGCCGCTTGGGACGGGGAGCGGATCATGGGGGTCGTCTCGAAGGGGGGATCGATCACCGCCGCCTACATGCTTGCCCACGACGTCGAGAACCCCTTCGTCGAGCACTTCGACGAGATCCTCGCCATTCTCAAGGAACATGATATCGTCCTCTCCCTCGGCAACACGATGCGGAGCGGATGCATCCACGACGAGATGGATGAGGCCCAGAAGATGGAGATGCGCTGGAACGCACGGCTTGCCGCCTACGCCCACGAACGCGGCGTCCAGACGATCATCGAGGGGCTCGGCGGCCATGTCAGGGCCGACCGGATCCCCCGTTACCTCAGGCGCTACCGGGAGTACTCCCCTGCGCCGCTCTTTGTCGCCGGCCCTCTTCCCATCGACACCGCCGTCGGCTACGACCATATCGCCGGGTGCGTCGGCGCAAGCATCGCAAGCGGCGCAGGCGCCGATTACCTCTGCTACCTCACCCCGGCCGAACACCTCGGTCTCCCGACCCCGGACCAGGTGCGGGAGGGGCTCATCGCCTTCAAGATCGCGGCTCACATCGGCGACTCGATCAAGTACGGTCTGGACGACGAGGACCTCGCCCTCGCCCGCTCTCGTTCCCGCCTTGACTGGGATGGGCAGGTCGCCCATGCCGTCGACCCGGAGACCGCGCGAACCCTCGCCCCCGAACCCGGGCCATGCACGATGTGCGGCGACTTCTGTGCGGTGGCCATGATGAAGCGGCTCAAAGAGCAGAGGTAG